Proteins encoded in a region of the Helicobacter sp. 11S03491-1 genome:
- a CDS encoding site-specific DNA-methyltransferase translates to MFENMILEGDCLELFKEIPEKTVDCVFADPPFNLKKKYNSHKDKLTESEYLYWCKRWIQECVRVLKDDGFIFLHNIPKWLTYYATFLNEIAVFRHWISWDAMSAPMGKTLQPAHYGILFYSKTSDKSRFKELRSPHKRDRKGVLVKDYGGKKSILHPFGPLCSDVWSDIYRIRHTKYRDDHPCQLPIHLLERIILMSTEEADLILDPFMGTGTTAIAAKRLGRKFLGFEKDTSYCNIARKKIDSEIFLSKVGGYWVSFYLGEIITLRECDWNNLKKYFLIPEDIKEIDKQKINLIKNII, encoded by the coding sequence ATGTTTGAAAATATGATTTTAGAAGGCGATTGTCTTGAATTATTTAAAGAAATTCCTGAGAAGACAGTTGATTGTGTATTTGCTGATCCGCCCTTTAATCTGAAGAAAAAATATAATTCGCATAAAGATAAACTTACAGAATCTGAATATTTATATTGGTGCAAGAGATGGATTCAAGAATGCGTAAGGGTACTGAAAGATGACGGCTTTATTTTTTTGCATAATATTCCTAAATGGCTTACTTATTATGCAACTTTTTTAAATGAAATAGCAGTTTTTAGGCATTGGATTAGTTGGGATGCAATGAGTGCTCCAATGGGGAAAACCTTGCAACCAGCACATTATGGAATTTTATTTTATTCAAAAACAAGCGATAAAAGTAGATTTAAAGAATTGCGATCGCCTCATAAAAGGGATAGAAAAGGTGTTTTAGTAAAAGATTATGGAGGTAAAAAATCAATCTTACATCCTTTTGGTCCTCTATGTTCTGATGTTTGGAGCGATATTTATCGTATAAGGCATACAAAATATCGAGATGATCATCCTTGTCAGTTGCCTATTCATTTGCTAGAAAGAATTATTTTGATGAGTACAGAAGAGGCAGATCTAATATTAGATCCATTTATGGGCACAGGAACTACTGCAATTGCTGCAAAAAGATTAGGAAGAAAATTTTTAGGTTTTGAAAAAGATACGAGTTATTGTAATATCGCAAGAAAAAAGATAGATTCTGAAATTTTTTTATCCAAGGTTGGGGGTTATTGGGTAAGTTTTTATTTAGGTGAAATTATTACCTTGAGAGAGTGTGATTGGAATAATTTAAAAAAATATTTTTTAATACCAGAAGATATTAAAGAAATTGATAAACAAAAAATTAATTTAATTAAAAATATAATTTAA
- the ung gene encoding uracil-DNA glycosylase — MNYDSIKIVPEWKELLQEEFEKPYFSDIKKRYLEAKNKGVTIYPPGKLTFNALNLTLPKDIKIVILGQDPYHGSFVSNGVDIPQAMGLSFSVPKNVPIPPSLKNIYKELHLSLGIPIPRHGDLSPWCQKGVLLLNAIFSVEKGKAGSHAYFGWESFSDGIIRIISKHCNQVIFMLWGNYAKKKIPLIDSSKHVIITAPHPSPLAQGFVGSGVFLKAQEALKQMGKEGIDWSLDG; from the coding sequence ATGAATTATGACTCTATAAAAATAGTCCCGGAATGGAAAGAACTCCTTCAAGAAGAGTTTGAAAAACCTTATTTTTCTGATATTAAAAAGCGTTATCTGGAAGCTAAGAATAAAGGAGTTACTATTTATCCTCCCGGAAAATTAACATTTAATGCGCTCAACCTCACCCTCCCTAAAGATATTAAAATTGTTATTTTAGGTCAAGATCCCTATCATGGTAGTTTTGTATCTAATGGGGTTGATATTCCCCAAGCGATGGGACTTAGCTTTTCTGTACCCAAAAATGTTCCTATCCCTCCCAGCTTAAAAAATATTTACAAGGAACTTCATCTCTCTTTGGGTATCCCTATCCCTCGACATGGTGATTTAAGTCCATGGTGCCAAAAAGGGGTTTTGCTCCTAAATGCTATATTTAGCGTAGAAAAAGGCAAAGCGGGTTCTCATGCTTATTTTGGATGGGAATCTTTTAGCGATGGCATTATTCGAATTATTTCAAAACATTGCAATCAAGTTATTTTTATGCTTTGGGGAAATTATGCCAAGAAGAAAATCCCGCTTATTGACTCTTCCAAGCATGTCATCATCACTGCCCCACATCCTAGTCCCCTTGCACAAGGTTTTGTAGGTAGCGGGGTGTTTCTCAAAGCCCAAGAAGCTCTCAAGCAAATGGGGAAAGAGGGTATTGATTGGAGTTTGGATGGTTGA
- a CDS encoding DUF1104 domain-containing protein has protein sequence MNKVTSIVLASAICVSLSFGADFSKKSNDELIKIAGTVAPKDVPDYRIELHKRFKTMKKEDAKVFHQELETSMKQNTATMSVKDFRARKQAIQKAIDEKLKGMSKEQIKESGLVHKHMMYKTIHHPEKKPHHKPSPKPDPKNAPKPTPPQSK, from the coding sequence ATGAATAAAGTTACTTCAATAGTTTTAGCAAGTGCGATTTGCGTATCACTAAGTTTTGGAGCTGATTTTTCTAAAAAAAGCAACGATGAGCTTATCAAAATCGCAGGAACAGTGGCGCCAAAAGATGTACCTGATTATAGGATAGAACTTCACAAACGCTTTAAAACAATGAAAAAAGAAGATGCCAAAGTATTCCATCAAGAACTTGAAACAAGCATGAAACAAAACACAGCGACAATGAGCGTTAAAGATTTTAGAGCACGAAAACAAGCGATTCAAAAAGCCATTGATGAAAAACTCAAGGGAATGAGTAAAGAACAAATCAAAGAGAGTGGTCTCGTGCATAAACATATGATGTACAAAACAATACACCATCCAGAGAAAAAGCCTCATCACAAGCCTTCTCCCAAGCCTGATCCTAAAAATGCACCAAAGCCTACTCCACCACAATCCAAGTAA
- the fabD gene encoding ACP S-malonyltransferase, translating into MKYAFIFPGQGSQSIGMGKEFYDNFSTAKDLFERASDTIKTDMKKLLFEENDAINQTQFTQPAIFLVSYIAHNIFQEESPLLPKIALGHSLGEISALSITGALSFENAMILTHKRGELMQKACEGKDAGMMVVVGIEDKKLQDFCTQEQKQNKSIWCANYNGDGQIVLAGKKSDLLQIQEALKAMGAKRALLLPMSVASHCPMLEGICEEFQTLTTELLGQEFSLSVLSNATLETYNTKEQAIKLLRDQLISPVLYKQSIQLLEDKVDVFIEFGHGGILKGLNKRLSSKPTLSIANLSSLNEVISQIQSQGD; encoded by the coding sequence ATGAAATACGCTTTTATTTTCCCCGGTCAAGGTAGTCAAAGTATTGGTATGGGCAAAGAATTTTATGATAATTTTAGCACTGCCAAAGATTTGTTTGAAAGGGCGAGTGATACTATCAAAACAGATATGAAAAAGTTGTTATTTGAAGAAAATGATGCTATAAACCAAACCCAATTTACCCAACCTGCGATTTTTCTAGTAAGTTATATCGCTCATAATATTTTTCAAGAAGAATCCCCATTGCTGCCAAAAATTGCACTTGGACATTCTCTTGGAGAAATCAGCGCTTTAAGCATCACAGGAGCTCTTAGTTTTGAAAATGCGATGATTTTGACTCACAAAAGAGGGGAATTGATGCAAAAAGCTTGTGAAGGTAAAGATGCAGGTATGATGGTTGTTGTGGGTATAGAAGACAAAAAACTTCAAGATTTTTGCACACAAGAACAAAAGCAAAACAAAAGTATCTGGTGCGCTAATTACAACGGGGATGGGCAAATTGTCCTTGCAGGAAAAAAATCTGATTTACTCCAAATTCAAGAAGCACTCAAAGCAATGGGGGCTAAACGGGCATTGCTCCTCCCTATGTCAGTTGCCAGTCATTGCCCTATGCTTGAAGGAATTTGTGAAGAATTTCAAACACTCACAACAGAGCTTTTGGGGCAAGAATTTTCATTGAGTGTCCTTTCAAATGCCACTCTTGAAACCTACAATACAAAAGAGCAAGCCATAAAATTACTCAGAGATCAACTCATTAGCCCTGTTTTATACAAACAATCTATTCAATTACTGGAAGATAAAGTTGATGTTTTTATTGAGTTTGGACATGGTGGGATCCTAAAGGGACTCAACAAACGTCTAAGTTCAAAACCTACATTAAGTATTGCTAATTTAAGTTCCCTTAATGAGGTTATCTCACAAATACAAAGTCAAGGAGATTAA
- a CDS encoding 5'-methylthioadenosine/adenosylhomocysteine nucleosidase, translating into MKIGIIGAMREEITPLLEIFGTYKEIILGDNSFYNIFYKNSEIYIAYSKIGKVHAALTASGMILHFGCEKIIFSGVAGGLRADLKVGDLMIATKLCQHDVDISAFGHPLGFIPESKIYIQSDSKLNDIARLVAKKHDTPLKEGIIASGDQFIASAEKKRWLIETFGADGVEMEGAGVAVVCDLLKVPFCIFRSISDSADGEADVSFDEFLDSSARVSANFVKNMVDTLLQ; encoded by the coding sequence ATGAAAATCGGTATTATCGGAGCAATGCGTGAAGAAATCACTCCATTGCTTGAAATATTTGGAACATATAAAGAAATCATATTAGGGGATAATAGTTTTTATAATATTTTTTATAAAAATTCTGAAATTTATATTGCTTATAGCAAAATAGGTAAAGTACACGCCGCCCTAACAGCTTCCGGTATGATTTTGCATTTTGGTTGTGAAAAAATTATATTTAGCGGGGTAGCCGGAGGATTGAGAGCAGATCTCAAGGTGGGGGATTTGATGATTGCTACCAAGCTTTGCCAACACGATGTGGATATCAGCGCTTTTGGTCATCCTCTTGGATTTATTCCGGAAAGCAAAATCTATATCCAATCAGATTCTAAACTCAATGATATCGCCCGTTTGGTTGCTAAAAAACATGATACACCTCTCAAAGAAGGGATCATCGCATCCGGAGATCAATTCATTGCAAGCGCAGAGAAAAAACGTTGGCTTATAGAAACCTTTGGGGCTGATGGTGTTGAAATGGAAGGGGCAGGAGTGGCTGTAGTATGTGATTTACTCAAAGTCCCCTTCTGCATTTTTAGATCTATTAGCGATAGTGCCGATGGGGAGGCTGATGTAAGTTTTGATGAGTTTTTGGATAGCTCAGCCAGGGTATCTGCAAACTTTGTCAAAAATATGGTCGATACCCTGCTTCAATAG
- a CDS encoding prepilin-type N-terminal cleavage/methylation domain-containing protein yields MKNAFSMIELVFVIVIIGIIAAIAIPKLSITRSDAQYVAIQSDIQTILSSIQTKSLIEDIQPNTLNGDFILDTAGLNPTRWISNGNGVRLAKDGRIDVANNCVLIDFNTHQDLDFKIDPSIDSPLCQKLAKIYTKPISITFNNGSIKF; encoded by the coding sequence ATGAAAAATGCATTTAGTATGATCGAATTGGTATTTGTCATTGTTATTATTGGTATTATTGCAGCTATTGCTATCCCAAAACTCTCAATAACTCGTAGCGATGCCCAATATGTGGCTATTCAAAGCGATATTCAAACAATTTTGAGCTCCATTCAGACCAAAAGTCTTATTGAAGATATACAACCAAATACTCTTAATGGTGATTTCATCTTAGATACTGCAGGACTAAACCCTACACGCTGGATTTCAAATGGCAATGGCGTGCGACTTGCCAAAGATGGCAGGATTGATGTGGCTAATAATTGTGTCTTGATTGATTTTAACACTCACCAAGACCTTGATTTTAAAATTGATCCCAGCATTGATTCTCCTTTGTGCCAAAAACTAGCTAAGATTTATACCAAACCCATTTCTATTACTTTCAATAATGGCAGTATCAAATTCTAA
- a CDS encoding type II secretion system protein, whose protein sequence is MAVSNSKAFSLIEIVFGIVIFGIILSLALPKISSNSRICEIELTSRLAALQNRLSILFTQSQLSHSGVHTDKINALFTTVQKGNTPNCSLEFYPAQSILVATSYKQKVIFQIKPKNFSSNPKIFCDLPHALCKKFNDKTKKK, encoded by the coding sequence ATGGCAGTATCAAATTCTAAGGCTTTTAGCCTGATTGAGATTGTTTTTGGAATTGTTATATTTGGTATTATCCTCTCGCTTGCATTGCCCAAAATATCTTCTAACTCCAGAATCTGTGAGATTGAACTCACTTCCAGATTGGCTGCTTTACAAAATAGGCTTTCAATATTATTCACACAATCTCAACTGAGTCATTCAGGTGTCCATACAGATAAAATCAACGCGCTTTTTACCACGGTCCAAAAGGGCAATACCCCAAATTGTTCTTTGGAATTTTATCCCGCTCAGTCTATCTTGGTAGCCACATCTTATAAACAAAAAGTTATATTCCAAATCAAGCCCAAAAATTTTTCAAGCAATCCAAAAATATTTTGTGATCTTCCCCATGCCCTTTGCAAAAAATTTAATGACAAAACAAAGAAAAAATAA
- the thyX gene encoding FAD-dependent thymidylate synthase — MKVTLKHYTPLEVCSMAIRTCWQSFEKSDNGGQKDLALIDRVGNKNKHASTLEHLYYNFYIQGISRACLQELARHRMASYSVKSSRYTLKEIKEETSFLPINQTNLTRAQKYLVFTPNESVNIASIKALENLREILCANIGNDIAKYAMPESYKTELHWSINARSLQNFLELRTSRQALWEIQKLAHNIYNSLPKEHQFIFEEKITQPYEKQ; from the coding sequence ATGAAAGTAACACTCAAGCATTATACCCCCCTTGAAGTCTGTTCGATGGCAATTCGGACCTGTTGGCAAAGCTTTGAGAAGTCTGATAATGGCGGGCAAAAAGATCTCGCCCTTATTGATCGTGTAGGCAACAAAAATAAACATGCCAGCACTCTGGAACACCTGTATTATAATTTTTATATTCAAGGTATCAGTCGGGCATGCTTGCAAGAACTTGCCAGACATCGTATGGCAAGCTATAGTGTCAAATCTTCGCGCTACACACTCAAAGAGATCAAAGAAGAAACCAGTTTTTTACCCATCAACCAAACAAATCTCACAAGAGCGCAAAAATACCTTGTCTTCACACCAAATGAATCTGTCAATATCGCCTCCATCAAAGCCTTAGAGAATCTTCGAGAAATTTTATGTGCCAATATTGGCAATGACATTGCCAAATACGCAATGCCTGAATCTTATAAAACAGAACTTCATTGGAGCATCAATGCAAGAAGTCTGCAAAATTTTTTAGAACTACGCACTAGCAGGCAGGCTCTTTGGGAAATCCAAAAACTTGCCCACAATATTTATAATTCCTTGCCTAAAGAACATCAATTTATCTTTGAAGAAAAAATTACACAACCTTATGAAAAACAATAA
- the polA gene encoding DNA polymerase I, whose protein sequence is MQTLTIIDTFGFFFRSFYALPPLKNEQGFPTGLLMGFANLIMNLHKEGISDYIVFALEGQGENKRKQIYPEYKATRTQAPQELIMQLPIAIEWIKKMGFLNLSFEGYEADDTIASLSMIATKSNVDVRIISHDKDLYQLINGNTYLYDPIKKMDIRQKECITKFGITPAAFIDYQSLVGDNSDNVPGIKGIGAKTAQKLLECFGDLDGIYANTQKLLEIVSPRIQKLIIEGKQSAYLSKNLVTLKTDLIKDFDLQTCKMPGQNPLLAIVDELEKYEFIKIVQRLKGMPMNQPTKTFKAKSKGLGGLHISSHSSFQYTSHLLNDTKKLFEILDALPLSQEISYDCETTSVDVQTADIVGFSFCFDGHNGYYVPIAHNYLGIEAQISKEDAKKAIEKIFSHPLIGHNLKFDILIAHYNFNLHPQKSIKDSMIFAWLLDSVMSVGLDNQMEKWFGHKMIAFEDIVSKNQNFSHVNLEIAAKYASEDAVASMNLYYRLIEEFQSKGLESLIRIAQEVEFPFIEVLVNMEINGIKIDIAWFEKLRDIFSAKLAQIQSKIYRQINYDFNLNSPKQLAQVLFGNLGLKAGRQIKGGYSTDEQTLEGLLDAHPVISDILEYRENFKLKNTYIEPLLKLHNQENKIHTSFLQTGTATGRLSSKSPNLQNIPVRTESGKQIREGFIVSSENNTLLSVDYSQIELRLLAHFCMDKDLLEAFKEDKDIHTETAIRIFGAVHAKEKRFIAKTINFGLIYGMGSKKLAKTLKISPKEAKTYIDSYFESFPTVKNFLKSQEEEILTNGYAQTLLGHRRYFDFSNATDFMKANYLREGINSVFQGSAADLIKLAMLKIHHHFKNTPLKMLIQVHDELIFELPKDLLKETSKDIEEIMNHVYTLNVPLKCGITVGKNWAELK, encoded by the coding sequence ATGCAAACTTTAACTATTATTGATACCTTTGGTTTTTTCTTCCGTAGTTTTTATGCCCTCCCCCCATTAAAAAATGAACAAGGATTCCCTACCGGACTTTTGATGGGGTTTGCTAATTTGATTATGAATCTCCATAAGGAAGGCATATCTGATTATATTGTTTTTGCTCTGGAAGGACAAGGCGAAAATAAACGCAAACAAATTTATCCTGAATACAAAGCCACAAGAACTCAAGCGCCACAAGAGTTGATCATGCAATTACCTATTGCGATTGAATGGATAAAAAAAATGGGATTTTTAAATCTTAGCTTTGAGGGATATGAAGCTGATGATACTATCGCTTCTCTTAGTATGATAGCAACCAAAAGCAATGTAGATGTCCGTATCATTAGCCATGACAAAGATCTTTACCAACTCATCAATGGAAATACTTATCTTTATGATCCTATTAAAAAAATGGATATTCGCCAAAAAGAATGTATCACGAAATTTGGCATTACCCCTGCTGCATTTATTGATTATCAAAGTTTGGTAGGCGATAATAGTGATAATGTACCCGGCATCAAAGGTATAGGTGCAAAAACCGCACAGAAACTTCTTGAATGCTTTGGAGATCTCGATGGAATTTATGCTAACACACAAAAACTTCTTGAAATAGTAAGCCCAAGAATCCAAAAACTTATTATAGAAGGCAAACAATCAGCTTATTTGAGTAAAAATCTTGTAACACTGAAAACAGATTTGATTAAAGATTTTGACCTGCAAACTTGCAAAATGCCTGGCCAAAATCCACTTTTAGCTATCGTAGATGAGCTTGAAAAATACGAATTCATCAAGATAGTCCAACGCCTTAAGGGTATGCCCATGAATCAACCTACCAAAACCTTTAAAGCAAAATCCAAAGGATTAGGGGGGTTACATATCTCTTCGCACTCAAGCTTTCAATACACGTCTCATCTGCTTAATGATACTAAAAAATTATTTGAAATATTAGATGCCCTCCCTTTGAGTCAAGAAATTTCATATGATTGTGAAACAACCTCTGTAGATGTGCAAACTGCCGATATTGTAGGTTTCAGTTTTTGTTTTGATGGACACAATGGCTATTATGTCCCTATCGCTCATAATTATTTGGGCATTGAAGCTCAAATTTCAAAAGAAGATGCCAAAAAAGCAATTGAAAAGATTTTTTCTCATCCTCTGATTGGTCATAATTTGAAATTTGATATTCTAATAGCTCATTATAATTTTAATCTCCACCCCCAAAAATCCATTAAAGATTCTATGATATTTGCTTGGTTACTTGATAGCGTCATGAGTGTAGGACTGGATAATCAAATGGAAAAATGGTTCGGTCACAAAATGATTGCCTTTGAAGATATTGTGTCTAAAAATCAAAATTTTTCACATGTCAATCTTGAAATTGCCGCAAAATATGCCTCAGAAGATGCTGTAGCAAGCATGAATCTTTATTATAGACTCATTGAAGAATTTCAATCAAAAGGTTTAGAATCTCTCATCCGGATAGCCCAAGAAGTTGAGTTTCCCTTTATAGAAGTTTTGGTCAATATGGAAATTAATGGGATTAAAATTGATATAGCATGGTTTGAAAAATTACGAGATATATTTTCTGCCAAATTAGCTCAAATTCAAAGCAAAATTTACCGACAAATTAATTATGATTTTAATCTTAATTCCCCCAAACAACTTGCTCAAGTTTTGTTTGGGAATCTTGGGCTCAAAGCAGGTAGGCAAATCAAAGGGGGTTATAGCACCGATGAACAAACTCTTGAGGGACTTTTAGATGCCCATCCGGTCATTTCAGATATCTTAGAATATCGTGAAAATTTTAAACTCAAAAATACCTATATTGAACCCTTACTCAAACTCCACAATCAAGAAAACAAAATCCACACTTCATTTTTACAAACAGGCACTGCCACAGGGAGACTCAGCTCTAAATCACCCAATCTCCAAAATATCCCTGTTCGCACCGAATCAGGCAAACAAATTCGCGAAGGATTTATTGTTAGTAGCGAAAATAATACTCTCTTGAGTGTAGATTATTCTCAAATTGAACTTCGATTATTGGCTCATTTTTGCATGGATAAAGATCTTTTAGAAGCTTTTAAAGAAGATAAAGATATCCACACAGAAACGGCAATCAGAATTTTTGGTGCTGTTCATGCTAAAGAAAAACGTTTTATTGCTAAAACTATTAATTTTGGGCTGATTTATGGAATGGGATCAAAAAAACTTGCCAAAACACTCAAAATATCTCCAAAAGAAGCCAAAACTTATATTGATAGTTATTTTGAATCCTTTCCTACAGTGAAAAATTTCCTAAAATCCCAAGAAGAAGAAATTTTAACCAACGGCTATGCCCAAACACTCTTAGGGCATCGAAGATATTTTGATTTTAGCAATGCTACTGATTTTATGAAAGCCAATTATTTACGTGAGGGTATTAACTCTGTATTCCAAGGCAGTGCAGCAGACCTCATCAAACTGGCTATGCTAAAAATCCATCATCATTTTAAAAACACGCCCTTAAAAATGCTCATTCAAGTTCATGATGAATTGATTTTCGAATTACCCAAAGATTTACTCAAAGAAACTTCTAAGGATATTGAAGAAATCATGAATCATGTTTATACTCTAAATGTTCCATTGAAATGCGGCATCACGGTAGGCAAAAATTGGGCAGAATTAAAATAA
- a CDS encoding PilT/PilU family type 4a pilus ATPase translates to MEIDFEGLEEIILEASKLKASDIHILGNGEVFLRAYKQIISSKIILEPAYIKELAQHFLLPHQFDEIIEGKEVDIGILIKNIRLRANFYLTCTCIAISMRVLPNNIPTLEELMLPEITKDIFSKKSGLILVSGPTGSGKSTTIASALEYINQNFRKHIICIEDPIEYLHENIQSFFSYREVGKDSESFAGAIKSALRQDPDIIFIGELRDKDSIKSALLASQMGHLVVGTTHSKDTSGAISRIINSFENNRLEIAAELALTLQAVIAQELINFSDNGVRGIYEVLVATPAIKTLIRDQKYHQIPSQIMMGSEFGMISFEQSRQALYRQ, encoded by the coding sequence ATGGAAATTGATTTTGAGGGGTTGGAGGAAATTATTTTAGAAGCTTCAAAATTAAAGGCTTCTGATATTCATATTTTAGGGAATGGAGAGGTATTTTTGAGGGCTTATAAACAAATTATTTCTTCAAAAATTATTTTGGAACCAGCTTATATTAAGGAGTTGGCACAGCATTTTTTGTTGCCTCATCAATTCGATGAGATAATTGAAGGTAAAGAGGTAGATATAGGTATTTTAATCAAAAATATTCGCCTGCGGGCAAATTTTTATCTTACATGCACTTGCATTGCTATAAGTATGCGAGTATTGCCAAATAATATCCCAACGTTAGAAGAATTGATGCTGCCTGAAATTACTAAAGATATTTTTAGCAAAAAAAGTGGATTGATTTTGGTGAGTGGTCCTACAGGGAGTGGCAAATCTACTACAATTGCCTCTGCTCTTGAATATATCAACCAAAATTTTCGCAAACATATTATTTGTATTGAAGATCCCATAGAATATCTTCATGAAAATATCCAAAGCTTTTTTTCTTATCGAGAAGTGGGTAAGGATAGTGAAAGTTTTGCCGGGGCTATCAAATCTGCATTGCGTCAAGATCCTGATATTATTTTTATTGGCGAACTTCGAGATAAAGATTCTATTAAATCAGCACTTCTAGCTAGTCAAATGGGGCATTTAGTGGTAGGGACAACGCATTCAAAAGATACATCCGGAGCTATTTCAAGAATTATTAATAGCTTTGAAAATAATCGTTTGGAAATTGCTGCAGAATTAGCTCTAACCTTACAAGCAGTGATCGCACAAGAACTTATCAACTTTTCAGATAATGGAGTAAGAGGAATTTATGAAGTTTTGGTGGCAACTCCTGCTATCAAAACACTTATCAGAGATCAAAAATACCATCAAATTCCTTCTCAGATTATGATGGGGAGTGAATTTGGAATGATAAGTTTTGAACAAAGCAGACAAGCCTTATACCGGCAATGA
- a CDS encoding DUF4006 family protein translates to MNGLFGINGLLGYIVAVVLVVGAAVCFGAAAIYIQKSQATHYYKIQDQSAIKMKSLDNVKHYELVQDKDK, encoded by the coding sequence ATGAATGGATTATTTGGAATCAATGGATTGTTAGGGTATATTGTTGCTGTTGTTTTAGTAGTAGGTGCGGCTGTTTGTTTTGGCGCAGCTGCTATTTATATCCAAAAATCTCAGGCAACTCATTATTATAAAATTCAAGATCAGAGCGCTATCAAGATGAAAAGTCTAGATAATGTAAAGCATTATGAATTAGTGCAAGATAAAGACAAATAA
- the ccoP gene encoding cytochrome-c oxidase, cbb3-type subunit III, whose protein sequence is MGWLSDSINLFGLIAAIVILILTIYVAGTLVKKMRDSKAEGELTDHQWDGIAEFKNNLPVGWAVSFLVLIIWGFWYLFLGYPLQSYSQIGDYNRQVDAHNKKFEEKWKNLSKDDLINMGQGIFLVQCSECHGINAEGMNGKAQNLTKWGKEEGIIYTVEHGSTGLGYDGGEMPVLGLSQEDAKAVAAYIMADISDVKNTKYPDDVAKGKKVFETAGCTGCHGPDGKGMPGMANFAPDLSKYGTVDFVKRVLEHGKKGHIGQMPSFAYRNFNDTQIQAITDYIESLSSN, encoded by the coding sequence ATGGGATGGTTAAGTGATAGCATTAACTTATTCGGGCTTATTGCTGCAATTGTTATCCTGATATTGACTATATATGTTGCCGGCACATTAGTCAAGAAAATGCGTGATTCTAAAGCAGAGGGAGAGCTTACAGATCACCAATGGGATGGTATTGCTGAGTTTAAAAATAACTTGCCTGTAGGTTGGGCTGTGAGCTTTTTGGTATTGATTATTTGGGGATTTTGGTATTTATTTTTGGGTTATCCTTTGCAATCATATTCCCAAATAGGTGATTATAATCGGCAAGTTGATGCCCATAATAAGAAATTTGAAGAAAAATGGAAAAATCTTAGCAAAGATGATTTGATAAATATGGGACAAGGAATTTTCTTGGTTCAATGTTCTGAATGTCATGGTATCAATGCAGAAGGCATGAATGGTAAAGCTCAAAATCTTACTAAATGGGGTAAAGAGGAAGGGATTATATATACTGTTGAGCATGGGAGCACAGGATTGGGCTATGATGGAGGAGAAATGCCGGTTTTGGGCTTAAGCCAAGAAGATGCCAAGGCTGTAGCAGCTTATATAATGGCAGATATTTCTGATGTAAAAAATACTAAGTATCCTGATGATGTTGCAAAAGGAAAAAAAGTATTTGAAACTGCAGGCTGTACCGGTTGTCATGGTCCTGATGGAAAAGGAATGCCGGGTATGGCAAATTTTGCCCCTGATTTGAGCAAATATGGGACAGTTGATTTTGTCAAAAGAGTTTTAGAGCATGGGAAAAAGGGACATATTGGGCAAATGCCTTCTTTTGCCTATAGAAATTTTAATGATACACAGATTCAAGCCATTACAGACTATATAGAATCTTTGAGTAGTAATTAA
- a CDS encoding cytochrome c oxidase, cbb3-type, CcoQ subunit, which produces MSLESLESVRAIAYFVATILLVIFLYSYIVSMYIKQKKGIVDYEKYADLALKDGLNDELIEPREDKQNNKRR; this is translated from the coding sequence ATGAGTCTTGAGTCTCTAGAATCGGTGCGAGCAATTGCATATTTTGTTGCCACTATTTTGCTTGTGATATTTTTGTATTCATATATAGTGAGTATGTATATCAAACAAAAAAAAGGTATTGTAGATTATGAAAAATATGCAGATTTAGCCTTAAAAGATGGTTTGAATGATGAACTCATAGAGCCAAGAGAAGACAAACAAAACAATAAAAGGAGATAG